The Populus alba chromosome 6, ASM523922v2, whole genome shotgun sequence genome contains a region encoding:
- the LOC118048248 gene encoding uncharacterized protein isoform X1, whose product MKSRRMFREGHRRSPRISALDVWKAQPLSRTTVAKKTRLSRSITSTSTSTVAKVQDKELEQQKENQPEGPACRTREKKRRKLKPLQDVASTPNAQQEPKSSDESDERELSHKDHPINSDEAILQKIDGPKQKGQAHSPDQPSSFSCTSWVPEKRILEHIVDILQRRDTHELFAEPVDPNEVEEYYEIIQEPMDFGTMRAKLHEGMYKSLEQFEHDVFLISGNAMHFNSSSTIYFRQARAIAELAKKVFHVLKTDLDNFELEFSGTRRRSGRRPQHEVKGSSYSPSLKVARSSKSSNTNTAVHASPKPTPCLTSCSSSLKRAIRVNSACLGISTHSDARDDEVLYGSGDGKRFVFSETDRRSTYKPWMSFLDESYPIISSIYSNSKPLVHVNQQDIAYHKSLFLFVKDVGPTAQMVAKRKLDGWPTAAANFPTPGSNFWLQPPNCQTSAASTSAQCPPTLDATITAACQNVSRGDRIDMFDVNKGGVAFAGNNFGIHGTSEKVAPNGNCYSNFGSIRGDASFCNDTDVASVSSNEKPHQNQNRGFQQGSYSPVADARDLNLLAAGSSKKDNGSAMHKLERSKIDNKSQPSDSGFKGVRSNALESRFSDTYSLSPSSWPLKTTGMSSFNRHIGNTHSPSTQCLRSDDQAPAAQVPIHGLGSSSETIQALKPSEELTPVSGHFIFDLPFFKTQLDQINSPGQNRFLQHGSGMQGSFPNGIGETYNDNRPHSSLNTQHANLALQL is encoded by the exons ATGAAGAGTAGGAGAATGTTTAGAGAGGGACACAGGAGGAGTCCTAGGATATCTGCTTTGGATGTTTGGAAGGCTCAGCCACTGAGTAGGACCACTGTTGCTAAAAAAACTAGGCTTAGTAGGAGCATTACAAGCACTAGTACCAGTACTGTTGCTAAGGTACAAGACAAGGAGTTGGAGCAGCAAAAGGAGAACCAACCTGAGGGTCCAGCCTGTAGgacaagggaaaagaaaaggaggaagctTAAACCACTTCAGGATGTGGCTTCTACTCCCAATGCTCAACAG GAGCCCAAGTCAAGTGATGAATCAGATGAAAGAGAACTAAGTCATAAAGATCATCCAATCAATAGTG ATGAAGCCATTTTGCAGAAAATAGATGGCCCAAAACAGAAAGGACAAGCTCATTCTCCAG ATCAACCATCTAGTTTTTCATGTACATCATGGGTGCCAGAAAAACGCATACTTGAGCATATCGTTGACATATTACAGAG GAGAGATACCCATGAATTATTTGCAGAGCCAGTTGACCCAAATGAG GTTGAGGAGTATTATGAAATCATCCAAGAGCCTATGGATTTCGGCACTATGAGGGCTAAACTTCATGAAGGAATGTATAAAAGTCTTGAACAATTTGAG CATGATGTGTTTCTAATATCCGGAAATGCAATGCACTTCAATTCCTCTTCCACCATTTATTTCAGACAG GCTCGTGCCATAGCTGAATTAGCTAAGAAGGTTTTCCATGTTCTTAAAACTGATCTTGATAATTTTGAACTGGAATTCTCTGGGACAAGACGACGAAGTGGTAGAAGGCCCCAGCATGAAGTCAAGGGTTCATCTTATAGCCCATCCCTTAAGGTTGCGAGGAGTTCAAAATCCAGCAATACCAATACTGCAGTTCATGCATCCCCGAAACCCACCCCATGTTTAACAAGTTGTTCATCAAGTCTAAAAAGAGCAATCCGAGTGAACTCTGCATGCTTGGGCATCAGTACGCATTCTGATGCAAGAGATGACGAAGTACTTTATG GTTCTGGAGATggtaaaagatttgttttttctgaaaCAGATAGACGCTCTACATATAAACCATGGATGTCCTTTCTTGATGAGAGCTATCcaattatttcatcaatttatagTAATTCAAAGCCACTAGTGCAC GTGAATCAGCAGGATATTGCCTATCATAAAAGTTTATTCTTGTTTGTTAAAGACGTAGGACCAACTGCCCAAATGGTTGCCAAACGCAAGTTAGATGGATGGCCGACCGCCGCTGCCAATTTTCCAACTCCAGGTTCAAACTTTTGGCTTCAGCCTCCAAACTGTCAAACTTCTGCGGCATCAACCTCTGCTCAGTGTCCACCCACTCTTGATGCTACAATCACAGCTGCATGCCAAAATGTAAGCCGGGGTGACAGAATAGACATGTTTGATGTCAATAAAGGAGGTGTTGCTTTTGCTGGTAACAACTTTGGCATTCATGGAACTTCAGAGAAAGTGGCACCAAATGGTAATTGTTACAGTAACTTTGGTTCCATTAGAGGTGATGCTTCCTTTTGTAATGACACGGACGTTGCCAGTGTCTCAAGTAATGAAAAGCCTCACCAAAATCAAAATAGAGGCTTTCAACAGGGTTCATATTCACCTGTCGCTGATGCCAGAGACCTGAATCTTTTAGCTGCTGGTTCAAGTAAAAAGGATAATGGATCGGCAATGCATAAACTGGAGAGAAGCAAGATAGATAACAAATCACAACCGTCGGATTCAGGTTTCAAGGGTGTTAGGTCAAATGCTTTGGAAAGCAGGTTCAGTGATACTTACAGTTTATCACCATCTTCATGGCCCCTAAAGACCACTGGCATGTCAAGTTTTAATCGACATATTGGCAATACACATAGTCCAAGTACACAATGTCTGAGAAGTGACGATCAAGCCCCAGCTGCTCAAGTTCCAATTCATGGACTTGGCAGTTCATCCGAGACAATTCAGGCCTTGAAACCTAGCGAAGAACTGACACCTGTTTCTGGCCATTTCATCTTTGATCTGCCATTTTTTAAGACGCAGCTTGACCAGATAAATTCTCCGGGGCAGAATAGATTTTTGCAGC
- the LOC118048248 gene encoding uncharacterized protein isoform X2, with protein sequence MKSRRMFREGHRRSPRISALDVWKAQPLSRTTVAKKTRLSRSITSTSTSTVAKVQDKELEQQKENQPEGPACRTREKKRRKLKPLQDVASTPNAQQEPKSSDESDERELSHKDHPINSDEAILQKIDGPKQKGQAHSPDQPSSFSCTSWVPEKRILEHIVDILQRRDTHELFAEPVDPNEVEEYYEIIQEPMDFGTMRAKLHEGMYKSLEQFEHDVFLISGNAMHFNSSSTIYFRQARAIAELAKKVFHVLKTDLDNFELEFSGTRRRSGRRPQHEVKGSSYSPSLKVARSSKSSNTNTAVHASPKPTPCLTSCSSSLKRAIRVNSACLGISTHSDARDDEVLYDRRSTYKPWMSFLDESYPIISSIYSNSKPLVHVNQQDIAYHKSLFLFVKDVGPTAQMVAKRKLDGWPTAAANFPTPGSNFWLQPPNCQTSAASTSAQCPPTLDATITAACQNVSRGDRIDMFDVNKGGVAFAGNNFGIHGTSEKVAPNGNCYSNFGSIRGDASFCNDTDVASVSSNEKPHQNQNRGFQQGSYSPVADARDLNLLAAGSSKKDNGSAMHKLERSKIDNKSQPSDSGFKGVRSNALESRFSDTYSLSPSSWPLKTTGMSSFNRHIGNTHSPSTQCLRSDDQAPAAQVPIHGLGSSSETIQALKPSEELTPVSGHFIFDLPFFKTQLDQINSPGQNRFLQHGSGMQGSFPNGIGETYNDNRPHSSLNTQHANLALQL encoded by the exons ATGAAGAGTAGGAGAATGTTTAGAGAGGGACACAGGAGGAGTCCTAGGATATCTGCTTTGGATGTTTGGAAGGCTCAGCCACTGAGTAGGACCACTGTTGCTAAAAAAACTAGGCTTAGTAGGAGCATTACAAGCACTAGTACCAGTACTGTTGCTAAGGTACAAGACAAGGAGTTGGAGCAGCAAAAGGAGAACCAACCTGAGGGTCCAGCCTGTAGgacaagggaaaagaaaaggaggaagctTAAACCACTTCAGGATGTGGCTTCTACTCCCAATGCTCAACAG GAGCCCAAGTCAAGTGATGAATCAGATGAAAGAGAACTAAGTCATAAAGATCATCCAATCAATAGTG ATGAAGCCATTTTGCAGAAAATAGATGGCCCAAAACAGAAAGGACAAGCTCATTCTCCAG ATCAACCATCTAGTTTTTCATGTACATCATGGGTGCCAGAAAAACGCATACTTGAGCATATCGTTGACATATTACAGAG GAGAGATACCCATGAATTATTTGCAGAGCCAGTTGACCCAAATGAG GTTGAGGAGTATTATGAAATCATCCAAGAGCCTATGGATTTCGGCACTATGAGGGCTAAACTTCATGAAGGAATGTATAAAAGTCTTGAACAATTTGAG CATGATGTGTTTCTAATATCCGGAAATGCAATGCACTTCAATTCCTCTTCCACCATTTATTTCAGACAG GCTCGTGCCATAGCTGAATTAGCTAAGAAGGTTTTCCATGTTCTTAAAACTGATCTTGATAATTTTGAACTGGAATTCTCTGGGACAAGACGACGAAGTGGTAGAAGGCCCCAGCATGAAGTCAAGGGTTCATCTTATAGCCCATCCCTTAAGGTTGCGAGGAGTTCAAAATCCAGCAATACCAATACTGCAGTTCATGCATCCCCGAAACCCACCCCATGTTTAACAAGTTGTTCATCAAGTCTAAAAAGAGCAATCCGAGTGAACTCTGCATGCTTGGGCATCAGTACGCATTCTGATGCAAGAGATGACGAAGTACTTTATG ATAGACGCTCTACATATAAACCATGGATGTCCTTTCTTGATGAGAGCTATCcaattatttcatcaatttatagTAATTCAAAGCCACTAGTGCAC GTGAATCAGCAGGATATTGCCTATCATAAAAGTTTATTCTTGTTTGTTAAAGACGTAGGACCAACTGCCCAAATGGTTGCCAAACGCAAGTTAGATGGATGGCCGACCGCCGCTGCCAATTTTCCAACTCCAGGTTCAAACTTTTGGCTTCAGCCTCCAAACTGTCAAACTTCTGCGGCATCAACCTCTGCTCAGTGTCCACCCACTCTTGATGCTACAATCACAGCTGCATGCCAAAATGTAAGCCGGGGTGACAGAATAGACATGTTTGATGTCAATAAAGGAGGTGTTGCTTTTGCTGGTAACAACTTTGGCATTCATGGAACTTCAGAGAAAGTGGCACCAAATGGTAATTGTTACAGTAACTTTGGTTCCATTAGAGGTGATGCTTCCTTTTGTAATGACACGGACGTTGCCAGTGTCTCAAGTAATGAAAAGCCTCACCAAAATCAAAATAGAGGCTTTCAACAGGGTTCATATTCACCTGTCGCTGATGCCAGAGACCTGAATCTTTTAGCTGCTGGTTCAAGTAAAAAGGATAATGGATCGGCAATGCATAAACTGGAGAGAAGCAAGATAGATAACAAATCACAACCGTCGGATTCAGGTTTCAAGGGTGTTAGGTCAAATGCTTTGGAAAGCAGGTTCAGTGATACTTACAGTTTATCACCATCTTCATGGCCCCTAAAGACCACTGGCATGTCAAGTTTTAATCGACATATTGGCAATACACATAGTCCAAGTACACAATGTCTGAGAAGTGACGATCAAGCCCCAGCTGCTCAAGTTCCAATTCATGGACTTGGCAGTTCATCCGAGACAATTCAGGCCTTGAAACCTAGCGAAGAACTGACACCTGTTTCTGGCCATTTCATCTTTGATCTGCCATTTTTTAAGACGCAGCTTGACCAGATAAATTCTCCGGGGCAGAATAGATTTTTGCAGC